The following coding sequences lie in one Myxococcus xanthus genomic window:
- the kdsB gene encoding 3-deoxy-manno-octulosonate cytidylyltransferase gives MQSCRTVAVIPARHASTRFPGKPLAIIAGRTMIEHVWRRCQEAQAFDEVWVATDDDRIRAAVEGFGGKAVMTSPACATGTDRVAEVALGRPDIDIWVNVQGDEPLVDPAALQRLAGLFQDPSVRMGTLVRPLEADEAASPHVVKAVLALNGDALYFSRSLVPHAREPNTPVQRWGHIGLYGYRREVLLSLAKLAPTPLEDAEKLEQLRALEHGIPIRCAKVTSHTVAVDLPGDVAKVEALMRARGG, from the coding sequence ATGCAATCTTGCCGGACCGTTGCAGTCATTCCCGCCCGACATGCCAGCACCCGCTTCCCGGGCAAGCCGCTGGCGATCATCGCCGGCCGAACAATGATTGAGCACGTCTGGCGCCGCTGTCAGGAGGCCCAGGCCTTCGACGAGGTGTGGGTTGCCACCGATGACGACCGCATTCGCGCCGCTGTGGAGGGCTTTGGCGGCAAGGCGGTGATGACCAGCCCCGCCTGTGCCACGGGGACGGATCGGGTCGCCGAGGTGGCGCTCGGCCGTCCAGACATCGACATCTGGGTGAACGTCCAGGGAGACGAGCCCCTGGTGGACCCCGCCGCGCTCCAGCGGCTGGCGGGCCTCTTCCAGGACCCGTCCGTGCGGATGGGCACCCTGGTCCGCCCGCTCGAAGCGGACGAAGCCGCCAGCCCGCACGTGGTGAAGGCGGTGCTCGCGCTCAACGGCGACGCGCTCTACTTCAGCCGCAGCCTGGTACCCCACGCCCGCGAGCCGAACACGCCCGTCCAGCGCTGGGGCCACATCGGCCTCTACGGCTACCGGCGCGAGGTGCTGCTGTCGCTGGCGAAGCTGGCGCCCACGCCGCTGGAGGACGCGGAGAAGCTGGAGCAGCTCCGCGCGCTGGAGCACGGCATCCCCATCCGCTGCGCGAAGGTCACCTCGCACACGGTGGCCGTCGACCTCCCCGGTGACGTGGCGAAGGTGGAGGCCCTCATGCGCGCGCGGGGCGGCTGA
- the wecB gene encoding non-hydrolyzing UDP-N-acetylglucosamine 2-epimerase, with translation MKKVIHIVGARPNFMKVAPIYRAIAERTPLEQILVHTGQHYDAKMSDVFFADLGLPAPDVHLGIGSGSHAQQTARMMVELEKVFLAHPPALVSVVGDVNSTIAAALVTSKLGIPLAHVEAGLRSYSPHQPEEINRLVTDRLSDLLLTPSRDADANLLKEGTDPARIHFVGNVMIDSLFASREKADKLPLLKDLGLIPHGYAVCTLHRPSNVDDPKILGGLLSAVAHVATRLPVIFPVHPRTRKVISEHGLNTWFERTPNLRPVEPMGYLDFLALTSKARLVLTDSGGLQEETTAMGIPCLTLREQTERPITVEEGSNEVVGTDPVRIRLAADRVLDGEGKQGRVPEFWDGRAAERIADLFASFLGVEDRPIQAASA, from the coding sequence ATGAAGAAGGTCATTCATATCGTTGGGGCGCGTCCGAACTTCATGAAGGTCGCGCCCATCTATCGCGCCATCGCCGAGCGTACTCCCCTGGAGCAAATTCTTGTCCACACGGGGCAACACTACGACGCCAAGATGAGCGACGTGTTCTTCGCCGACCTCGGCCTGCCCGCCCCGGACGTCCATCTGGGCATCGGGTCGGGCAGCCATGCGCAGCAGACGGCACGCATGATGGTGGAGCTGGAAAAGGTTTTCCTAGCCCACCCTCCAGCGCTGGTCTCCGTGGTGGGCGACGTGAACAGCACCATCGCGGCGGCGCTGGTGACGTCGAAGCTGGGCATCCCCCTGGCACACGTCGAAGCGGGGCTGCGCAGCTACTCGCCACACCAACCGGAGGAGATCAACCGCCTCGTCACCGACCGCCTGTCGGACCTGCTGCTGACGCCGTCACGTGACGCGGACGCCAACCTGCTCAAGGAAGGCACCGACCCGGCCCGCATCCACTTCGTGGGCAACGTGATGATCGACTCGCTCTTCGCCTCGCGCGAGAAGGCCGACAAGCTGCCGCTGCTCAAGGACCTGGGGCTCATCCCCCACGGCTACGCGGTGTGCACGCTGCACCGGCCCTCCAACGTGGACGACCCCAAGATTCTGGGCGGCCTCCTGTCCGCGGTGGCCCACGTCGCCACGCGCCTTCCGGTCATCTTCCCGGTGCACCCGCGCACGCGGAAGGTGATTTCGGAGCATGGCCTGAACACGTGGTTCGAGCGCACGCCGAACCTGCGGCCCGTGGAGCCCATGGGCTACCTGGACTTCCTGGCGCTCACGTCGAAGGCGCGCCTGGTGCTCACCGACTCCGGCGGCCTCCAGGAGGAGACGACGGCCATGGGCATCCCGTGCCTCACCCTGCGCGAGCAGACCGAGCGCCCCATCACCGTGGAGGAGGGCTCCAACGAGGTGGTGGGCACCGACCCGGTCCGCATCCGTCTGGCCGCCGACCGCGTGCTGGATGGTGAAGGCAAGCAGGGCCGCGTGCCCGAGTTCTGGGATGGCCGCGCCGCCGAGCGCATCGCGGACCTGTTCGCGAGCTTCCTGGGCGTCGAGGACCGGCCGATTCAGGCGGCCTCGGCCTGA
- a CDS encoding RluA family pseudouridine synthase, with protein sequence MHSAPQEEAPEGYVDIRYVVEPNYAGWRLDEYLGEKLRRMTRERLQGVILRGVICEERRLKPSTPVYPGLAFRIRRRASEEPDTPTELPVVFQDDWLLVLDKPAGLPIHPTARYHKGTLVTLLRERFGERFAEPAHRLDRETSGLVVCGRTTESCRVLGRLFVSRDVHKEYLALCEGHPPEDTFTVDAPIAEGTELIRIAVRIDPVEGKESRTRFQVLQRFTRDGAPFALLRCFPETGRQHQIRIHLHHAGFPLVGDKMYGPDPGYFDRFSKHCLEPEAWPRLRLPRQALHAARIAFPHPGSGQEVVFEAPLPADLTAFIEGRPVALPA encoded by the coding sequence ATGCACAGCGCACCGCAGGAAGAAGCCCCCGAGGGCTACGTCGACATCCGCTACGTCGTCGAGCCGAACTACGCGGGGTGGCGGCTGGATGAGTATCTGGGTGAGAAGCTCCGCCGGATGACGCGGGAGCGGCTCCAGGGCGTCATCCTGAGGGGCGTCATCTGCGAGGAGCGGCGCCTGAAGCCGTCCACGCCGGTGTATCCAGGACTGGCCTTCCGCATCCGCCGCCGCGCCAGCGAGGAGCCGGACACGCCCACGGAATTGCCCGTGGTGTTCCAGGACGACTGGCTGCTGGTGCTGGACAAGCCCGCGGGTCTGCCCATCCACCCCACGGCGCGCTACCACAAGGGCACCCTCGTCACGCTCCTGCGAGAGCGCTTCGGTGAGCGCTTCGCCGAGCCCGCGCACCGGTTGGACAGGGAGACCAGCGGCCTGGTCGTCTGCGGGCGCACCACGGAGTCATGCCGGGTGTTGGGTCGGCTGTTCGTCTCGCGTGACGTGCACAAGGAGTACCTGGCGCTCTGTGAAGGGCACCCGCCCGAGGACACGTTCACCGTGGATGCGCCCATCGCGGAGGGCACCGAGCTCATCCGCATCGCCGTGCGCATCGACCCGGTGGAGGGCAAGGAGAGCCGCACGCGCTTCCAGGTGCTCCAGCGCTTCACGCGGGACGGCGCGCCCTTCGCGCTGCTGCGCTGCTTCCCGGAGACGGGGCGCCAGCACCAGATTCGCATCCACCTGCACCACGCGGGCTTCCCGCTCGTGGGCGACAAGATGTACGGGCCGGACCCGGGCTACTTCGACCGCTTCAGCAAGCACTGTCTGGAGCCCGAGGCGTGGCCGCGGCTGCGCCTGCCCCGTCAAGCGCTGCACGCCGCGCGCATCGCCTTCCCGCACCCAGGCTCTGGCCAGGAGGTGGTGTTCGAGGCGCCCCTGCCAGCGGACCTCACCGCCTTCATTGAAGGCCGGCCCGTGGCTTTGCCGGCCTGA